The Peribacillus sp. FSL P2-0133 genome has a segment encoding these proteins:
- a CDS encoding spore germination protein, whose amino-acid sequence MPAIVGVVQVINVGSSGIVHIGDVFKISPYTTSKTFAGAGSFNTGESISLYNAYSTTNTNDTDGVDQPLVLNL is encoded by the coding sequence TTGCCAGCCATCGTAGGAGTCGTTCAAGTTATCAACGTCGGTAGCAGTGGAATTGTCCATATTGGGGACGTCTTTAAGATTAGTCCATATACCACCTCAAAAACGTTTGCAGGTGCTGGCTCTTTTAATACAGGTGAATCCATATCCCTCTATAATGCCTACAGCACCACAAATACAAATGATACAGATGGTGTCGATCAGCCACTGGTCTTAAATCTCTAA
- a CDS encoding DUF418 domain-containing protein encodes MKGTMVPLQENKRIVSIDVLRGLAILGIFLVNMPSFHSPLLYIDGAERWSEGWDRILYRFSDIVAQASFYPLFAFLFGFGAIILAVRTEEKGISFPLLYMKRLSFLLILGCIHAFFIWHGDILINYAVFGFAFLFFYKMKGRNLILLGSVCYVLPFAILGSLFLILGIFDREGMAITTDSAMMKQSLEVYQSGTFTDIMSQRALDWYMVNNPNNAIILFLSIFPFFLIGAGVAKQGILQNPTQYKRQLKMISIVSLLLGMSIKILPYVTVYHFGTIFVQDYLGGPLLTIFYITAITLLAEQAGAFRLLHPLSYIGRMSMSNYLFQSIVCTAIFYSYGLGLYGSVSYTTGFVFLIALFCLQILLSLLWMGLFKYGPVEYIWRLVTYGKKPVMRR; translated from the coding sequence ATGAAGGGCACAATGGTACCATTGCAGGAAAATAAACGGATCGTAAGCATCGATGTTTTACGTGGATTAGCCATTTTAGGTATTTTTTTAGTGAATATGCCTTCTTTCCACTCTCCGCTCTTGTACATAGATGGTGCCGAGCGGTGGTCCGAGGGATGGGACAGGATTTTGTACAGATTCAGTGATATTGTCGCACAGGCCAGCTTTTATCCATTATTCGCCTTTCTGTTCGGTTTCGGGGCAATCATACTAGCTGTAAGGACTGAAGAAAAGGGTATTTCATTTCCTTTACTATATATGAAAAGGCTAAGTTTCCTGCTGATACTCGGGTGCATTCATGCTTTTTTCATCTGGCATGGGGACATCCTCATTAATTATGCTGTATTTGGGTTTGCATTTTTATTTTTTTATAAAATGAAGGGCAGGAATTTAATTCTGCTAGGCTCGGTTTGTTATGTCCTGCCTTTTGCGATATTGGGTTCGCTATTTCTTATATTGGGCATTTTTGATAGGGAAGGGATGGCAATAACGACTGATTCGGCGATGATGAAACAGTCTTTGGAAGTTTATCAATCTGGTACATTTACGGACATAATGAGTCAAAGGGCACTGGATTGGTATATGGTGAATAACCCTAATAATGCCATTATCCTTTTTTTATCGATTTTTCCGTTTTTTTTAATTGGAGCAGGCGTTGCAAAACAAGGCATTCTCCAAAATCCAACCCAATATAAACGACAATTGAAGATGATTTCGATTGTAAGCTTGCTATTGGGCATGTCAATTAAGATTCTGCCATATGTGACGGTTTACCATTTTGGTACGATATTCGTGCAGGATTATTTGGGAGGGCCGTTACTTACGATTTTTTATATCACGGCAATTACGCTTTTGGCGGAACAGGCAGGGGCTTTCCGCCTCTTACACCCGCTTTCGTATATCGGAAGGATGTCGATGAGCAATTACTTGTTCCAATCGATAGTATGTACGGCCATTTTTTATTCATATGGCCTTGGCTTATATGGATCAGTCTCTTATACGACAGGATTTGTTTTCTTAATAGCCCTGTTTTGCCTCCAAATTCTGCTTTCCTTATTGTGGATGGGGCTGTTTAAATACGGACCGGTTGAATATATATGGCGTTTGGTTACATATGGTAAAAAGCCGGTTATGCGCAGGTAG
- a CDS encoding MFS transporter — protein sequence MKRIHYSWVILIITFFSIIVAGIVRSSSGVFIVPFESEFGWDRSVISLAFAISLFLYGLSGPFMAALIEVIGLKKMMVLAMSTLLGGIFLTFFMEHEWQLILIWGIIIGLGSGVFLTVLSPYVANRWFEKRRGLAVGILTASTATGQLILLPVLAIIIENYSWRWAIGLILILSLIMLAIILLFMKNNPMEVGTLPYGLEEESQEAVIVQKKNPIAMAFQSLIEAVRVKEFWLLAGSFFICGLSTSGLIGTHFISYCISFGLPVVTAASLLSFMGIFDLIGTTVSGWLSDRFDNRWLLFWYYALRGASLVLLPFALNEGSIGLLIIFSVFYGLDWIATVPPTISISRQVFGMEKSGIVYGWIFAAHQVGAAVAAYGGGLIFKIFNSYTWAFFLAGIFCLLGSLFVILIKKQKAVTKVKDDAMEL from the coding sequence TTGAAACGTATTCATTATAGCTGGGTTATTTTAATCATAACCTTCTTCTCGATTATTGTAGCGGGAATCGTTAGGTCATCATCGGGAGTATTCATCGTACCATTTGAAAGTGAGTTCGGGTGGGACCGGTCCGTCATTTCTTTAGCCTTCGCCATAAGTCTTTTTCTTTATGGATTATCGGGTCCATTCATGGCCGCTCTAATTGAAGTGATTGGATTGAAGAAAATGATGGTATTGGCCATGTCCACTTTATTGGGAGGGATTTTCCTCACTTTTTTCATGGAGCATGAGTGGCAGCTCATTTTAATTTGGGGAATTATCATTGGATTGGGTTCTGGAGTGTTTTTAACGGTTTTGAGCCCATATGTGGCAAATCGTTGGTTCGAGAAGAGGCGGGGGCTGGCGGTAGGGATACTCACGGCAAGTACAGCCACAGGCCAGCTCATTTTACTTCCGGTTTTAGCCATCATCATTGAGAATTATTCATGGAGATGGGCGATTGGATTAATTTTAATCCTTAGCTTGATCATGCTGGCAATCATCCTTTTATTCATGAAAAACAATCCGATGGAAGTTGGCACTCTTCCATATGGATTAGAAGAGGAAAGTCAGGAGGCTGTTATAGTCCAAAAGAAGAACCCCATCGCCATGGCTTTTCAGTCATTGATTGAAGCAGTGAGAGTGAAGGAATTCTGGTTATTGGCAGGAAGCTTTTTTATATGCGGTCTTTCAACGAGCGGGTTGATCGGCACACATTTCATTTCTTACTGCATTAGTTTTGGTTTACCGGTTGTGACGGCAGCATCACTGCTATCTTTCATGGGAATCTTTGATTTGATTGGTACGACTGTATCCGGGTGGTTATCAGATCGTTTCGATAACCGTTGGCTGTTGTTTTGGTATTACGCTCTAAGGGGTGCTTCCCTCGTATTACTTCCTTTTGCGCTAAATGAAGGCTCTATCGGTCTATTGATAATCTTCTCCGTTTTTTATGGCTTGGATTGGATAGCCACCGTTCCTCCAACCATAAGCATTTCAAGGCAAGTCTTTGGCATGGAGAAAAGCGGGATTGTATACGGTTGGATATTCGCGGCCCATCAGGTGGGTGCAGCAGTGGCGGCGTACGGTGGAGGGCTTATCTTCAAAATATTCAATTCCTATACATGGGCATTCTTTCTTGCAGGAATCTTTTGCTTATTGGGCAGCTTGTTTGTCATACTGATAAAAAAGCAAAAAGCGGTCACGAAAGTTAAAGATGATGCAATGGAGTTATAG
- a CDS encoding glycoside hydrolase family 13 protein — MEFSSIHHRPNDNYGYTINTETLHIRLRTKKQDISSAGLIFGDPYISDNDGQWLYEELPMSLSGSDNRYDYWHIYVKPPYRRIRYGFKVSSEDESAIYTEKGFFKEPPRDPGSYFAIPYLHQNEVFGAPEWVKDTIWYQIFPERFANGNPENDPEGVIPWGSEEPAVDNFFGGDFEGIIEHLDYLENLGINGIYFTPIFHAYSNHKYDTIDYRSIDPQFGTKETLKTLITECHKRNIRVMLDAVFNHSGYYFPPFQDLLEKGEKSKYKDWFHPHSFPLKGGERPNYETFGFFESMPKLNTANPEVKEYLLEVSTYWIKEFDIDAWRLDVANEVDQPFWREFRTTVKNIKPDLYILGEIWHDSMPWLRGDQFDAVMNYPFTNQVFRLVASQTINAREFTEEMTAIYHSYPTNVFDVTFNLLGSHDTPRIFTDCGEDLARTKLIHAILLTFNGSPCIYYGDEIGLTGGMDPGCRKCMIWEEEKHNTELFNEIKTLILLRKEERLLANDGKFKFLDTAGNDNIVAYQKYNGERSVVILINPTDVQQSFTLPFDLKGRTLTDLRTKETTQEGNFELGGYQYKILAFNH; from the coding sequence ATGGAATTTTCATCCATACACCATAGACCTAATGACAATTACGGCTATACCATCAACACTGAAACCCTACATATCCGCCTACGTACGAAAAAACAAGATATCTCCTCAGCTGGATTGATTTTTGGGGATCCATACATTTCAGATAATGATGGTCAGTGGCTGTACGAAGAACTTCCCATGAGTTTATCAGGCAGCGATAACCGTTATGATTATTGGCATATCTATGTGAAGCCTCCCTACCGAAGAATTCGATATGGGTTCAAGGTATCCTCAGAAGATGAAAGTGCCATTTACACGGAAAAGGGCTTCTTTAAAGAACCACCCCGAGATCCCGGAAGCTATTTTGCGATTCCCTATCTACATCAAAATGAAGTTTTCGGGGCACCGGAATGGGTCAAAGATACAATTTGGTATCAAATTTTTCCTGAACGATTCGCGAACGGAAACCCCGAAAATGATCCGGAAGGTGTGATACCTTGGGGAAGTGAAGAACCGGCCGTGGACAATTTTTTTGGCGGGGATTTCGAAGGAATCATTGAACATTTGGATTACCTAGAGAACCTCGGCATCAACGGAATTTATTTCACGCCAATCTTCCATGCCTACTCCAATCATAAATACGATACGATTGATTATCGGAGTATCGATCCGCAATTCGGAACGAAGGAAACATTGAAAACCCTAATAACCGAATGCCACAAACGGAATATCCGGGTCATGCTTGATGCCGTTTTTAACCATAGCGGCTACTATTTCCCCCCTTTTCAGGATTTACTCGAAAAAGGGGAGAAATCAAAATATAAGGATTGGTTCCACCCACATAGCTTTCCTCTTAAAGGAGGGGAAAGGCCCAATTATGAAACATTCGGTTTTTTTGAATCGATGCCAAAATTGAATACTGCGAATCCGGAGGTGAAAGAATATCTGCTCGAGGTCTCGACTTATTGGATCAAGGAGTTCGATATAGACGCCTGGAGGCTCGATGTGGCAAATGAAGTCGATCAGCCATTCTGGCGTGAATTTCGAACAACGGTGAAAAATATAAAGCCTGACCTTTATATTCTTGGGGAAATTTGGCATGACTCGATGCCATGGCTTCGCGGCGATCAGTTCGATGCGGTCATGAATTACCCGTTTACCAACCAAGTTTTTCGCTTGGTCGCTTCACAAACCATCAATGCGCGCGAGTTCACTGAAGAAATGACAGCCATCTATCACAGTTATCCTACCAATGTTTTTGACGTGACATTCAATCTTCTTGGAAGCCATGATACACCGCGGATTTTCACGGATTGCGGGGAAGATCTAGCTCGAACCAAGCTCATCCACGCAATCCTTTTGACATTCAATGGCAGCCCTTGTATATACTATGGAGATGAAATCGGCTTAACCGGAGGCATGGATCCAGGGTGCCGAAAATGCATGATCTGGGAAGAAGAAAAACATAATACCGAGCTTTTCAATGAAATTAAGACATTGATCCTCTTGCGAAAAGAAGAAAGATTACTTGCCAATGACGGAAAGTTCAAATTCCTTGATACAGCCGGTAACGATAATATCGTGGCCTACCAAAAGTATAATGGAGAACGTTCTGTCGTGATCCTCATCAATCCGACGGATGTCCAGCAATCCTTTACCCTTCCTTTTGATTTGAAAGGACGTACACTAACCGATTTAAGAACAAAAGAAACCACACAGGAAGGTAATTTTGAACTGGGTGGTTATCAATATAAAATTCTCGCATTCAATCATTGA
- the asnB gene encoding asparagine synthase (glutamine-hydrolyzing), with translation MCGITGWVHFQKDLRTKTKTLENMTKTLAKRGPDEENVWSEAHVAFGHKRLTVVDAEGGKQPMTKNHENGRYTLCYNGELYNTEDIRKQLLLKGYSFNGHSDTEVLLISYIEWKEKCIDLFNGIFAFAIWDEKEQKLFVGRDRMGVKPFFYAERDGGFIFGSELKAILAHPDVKTEIDREGLSEVFGVGPSRKPGSGVFHNIQELRPAHALTLSRKGLRIWRYWNVKSEEHRDTLDETAEKVRFLVEDAVTRQLVSDVPLCTFLSGGLDSSSITAIAANAYQKEGKGQLHTYSIDYEDNERYFKANDFQPNSDGYWIKKMSDTFNTVHHSSIITQEQLTDYLTEAVLVRDLPGMADVDSSLLWFCKEIKRDFVVGLSGECADEIFGGYPWFHREDDLNRAGFPWMRSTGERVSLLKTEWREKLKLEEYAQEAYLTTLAETPKLEGESGVAAKRRELFYMNLLWFMTTLLDRKDRMSMGASLEVRVPFADHRLVEYAWNIPWEMKMEGNREKGILRKALEGLLPDEVLYRKKSPYPKTHNPIYTDRVQAWLKDLLTDKNSVLHEFFDKQKLTDIVDSKGAAFKVPWFGQLMSGPQLLAHLAQTHVWFKEYDIQIID, from the coding sequence ATGTGTGGGATAACAGGCTGGGTGCATTTTCAAAAAGATTTACGGACAAAAACGAAAACACTGGAAAACATGACAAAAACGTTGGCAAAGCGGGGGCCAGACGAAGAAAATGTTTGGAGCGAAGCCCATGTTGCCTTTGGTCATAAACGGTTAACGGTTGTCGATGCGGAAGGCGGAAAACAGCCGATGACGAAAAATCACGAAAACGGCAGATATACACTTTGTTATAATGGTGAGCTATATAACACCGAGGATATTCGTAAACAGCTATTATTAAAAGGATATTCCTTTAACGGTCATTCTGATACAGAAGTTTTACTAATTTCTTATATAGAATGGAAAGAAAAATGCATTGACTTGTTCAATGGGATTTTTGCATTTGCGATTTGGGATGAAAAGGAACAGAAATTATTCGTTGGAAGAGATCGCATGGGAGTAAAACCATTCTTTTACGCGGAAAGGGACGGCGGGTTCATTTTCGGATCGGAGCTTAAGGCGATTCTGGCCCATCCGGATGTTAAAACGGAGATTGACCGCGAAGGGTTGTCTGAAGTTTTTGGTGTTGGTCCATCCCGAAAGCCAGGTTCAGGCGTATTTCATAATATCCAGGAATTAAGGCCTGCCCATGCGCTTACCTTATCAAGGAAAGGCCTCCGGATTTGGAGATATTGGAATGTGAAAAGCGAAGAACATCGGGATACTCTTGATGAGACGGCCGAGAAGGTTCGCTTCCTTGTCGAAGATGCAGTCACACGGCAACTTGTATCAGATGTTCCGCTGTGTACCTTCTTATCGGGAGGGCTTGACTCAAGCTCGATAACAGCCATTGCGGCAAACGCCTATCAAAAAGAAGGAAAAGGCCAGCTTCATACGTATTCCATCGATTATGAAGATAATGAGCGCTATTTTAAGGCAAATGACTTTCAGCCTAACTCTGATGGGTATTGGATTAAAAAGATGTCGGATACCTTTAATACGGTTCACCATTCATCGATCATCACTCAAGAGCAGTTGACGGATTATTTAACGGAAGCTGTCCTTGTAAGGGACCTCCCAGGCATGGCGGATGTCGATTCTTCTTTACTTTGGTTTTGTAAGGAAATCAAGCGGGATTTTGTCGTAGGCCTATCCGGCGAATGTGCGGACGAAATTTTTGGCGGTTATCCTTGGTTTCATCGTGAGGATGATTTGAATCGTGCTGGTTTTCCATGGATGAGATCGACTGGGGAGCGGGTATCTTTATTAAAAACGGAATGGCGCGAGAAATTGAAGCTCGAGGAATATGCGCAGGAAGCTTATTTGACCACCCTTGCCGAAACGCCTAAATTGGAAGGGGAAAGCGGTGTGGCAGCAAAGCGGAGAGAGCTTTTCTATATGAACTTATTATGGTTCATGACGACGCTCCTTGACCGGAAGGACCGGATGAGTATGGGTGCAAGTCTAGAGGTGCGCGTTCCATTTGCCGACCATCGCCTTGTTGAATATGCATGGAACATTCCTTGGGAAATGAAAATGGAAGGCAACCGTGAGAAGGGTATTCTAAGGAAGGCGTTGGAGGGGCTGTTACCTGATGAGGTATTGTATCGTAAAAAAAGTCCATATCCAAAAACCCATAACCCTATTTATACAGACCGTGTGCAGGCGTGGTTGAAAGACTTACTTACGGATAAAAATTCGGTCCTGCATGAGTTTTTCGATAAACAGAAGCTAACCGATATAGTAGATTCCAAGGGTGCCGCTTTTAAAGTGCCGTGGTTCGGGCAATTGATGTCAGGTCCACAGTTGCTTGCTCACTTGGCACAAACCCATGTATGGTTCAAAGAATATGATATCCAAATAATCGATTGA
- the gerPC gene encoding spore germination protein GerPC, producing MNQDLYSYSIQMQRFLEAQDKRIMKLEHELKRLKDELAELKNKPPIHVDKIEYKFDQLKVESLDGTLNIGLNPTDLNNIDEFAVNNQPVQPSPNLFPGREIVVEEIHNDILSDLENMIHDAENQLKISLEPSYHDFIKQDVERQLHQRINMYFDNLSYAERAPQQRDNIKEKIREKVKSDIQTALFQFITHSQAETGGNPNGV from the coding sequence GTGAATCAGGATCTATATTCATATTCCATACAAATGCAGCGTTTTCTTGAAGCCCAGGATAAACGGATCATGAAACTTGAACACGAACTCAAACGCCTGAAAGATGAACTAGCCGAGCTGAAAAATAAACCGCCAATCCATGTAGATAAAATTGAATATAAATTCGATCAGTTAAAGGTCGAATCTCTAGATGGAACATTGAATATCGGTTTAAATCCAACTGATCTTAACAACATTGATGAATTTGCCGTCAACAACCAACCTGTTCAACCTAGCCCTAACCTATTTCCAGGCAGGGAGATCGTCGTCGAGGAAATTCACAACGATATACTTTCAGACTTGGAGAATATGATTCACGATGCGGAAAACCAGCTTAAAATATCATTGGAACCCTCTTATCATGATTTTATTAAGCAGGACGTCGAACGCCAGCTGCATCAACGAATCAATATGTATTTCGATAATCTTTCGTACGCGGAACGTGCTCCGCAGCAAAGGGATAATATCAAGGAAAAGATCAGGGAAAAGGTGAAATCCGATATTCAAACCGCATTATTTCAATTCATTACCCATTCACAAGCCGAGACAGGAGGAAATCCAAATGGAGTTTAA
- a CDS encoding DUF2777 domain-containing protein produces the protein MSQQQRIKLMNRQTRAFTEGTVENINQQWIFFDDETDEACSIEDHVDSIIEVYRGGRWQQGVVEEEGKILLHREITFLRENEPIRIRKKLLYSFERLLEELNDDSFFQFVTTLNSLDFSIYDCIYSYNQLTFLRAVPNQSGVNFFTFDNESQICLVQHHFSYGKKDHDRFEFTLNTGKRIVIEKVNSQ, from the coding sequence ATGAGTCAGCAACAACGAATCAAGTTAATGAACAGGCAAACAAGAGCTTTTACCGAAGGAACAGTGGAAAATATCAATCAACAATGGATTTTTTTCGATGATGAAACAGATGAGGCCTGCTCCATTGAAGACCACGTTGATAGCATCATTGAAGTGTACAGGGGTGGGCGCTGGCAGCAAGGAGTAGTTGAAGAAGAGGGGAAAATCTTGCTTCACCGGGAAATCACCTTCTTAAGGGAAAATGAGCCCATTCGGATACGCAAAAAACTGCTCTACTCTTTTGAACGTTTATTGGAAGAATTGAACGATGATTCCTTTTTCCAATTTGTAACGACATTGAATTCACTTGATTTTTCTATTTATGATTGTATATATAGTTATAACCAGCTCACCTTTTTAAGGGCCGTCCCTAACCAGTCCGGCGTGAATTTCTTCACCTTTGATAATGAGAGCCAAATATGCCTCGTCCAGCACCACTTTTCTTATGGGAAAAAGGATCACGATCGTTTTGAATTCACCCTGAACACTGGAAAAAGGATCGTCATTGAGAAAGTGAATTCACAATAA
- a CDS encoding spore germination protein GerPB: MIFNIHQTIQINMIKIESIANSSVFQIGSAGVIKPYSTLANTGGFTEPAPQIEADVVPSTSFVPFTRS, encoded by the coding sequence ATGATCTTCAATATTCACCAGACCATACAAATCAATATGATAAAAATTGAAAGCATCGCCAATTCATCCGTTTTTCAAATAGGAAGCGCCGGGGTTATTAAACCATATTCCACCTTAGCCAATACCGGAGGCTTCACTGAGCCTGCTCCACAAATTGAAGCTGATGTAGTCCCATCAACCAGTTTCGTCCCGTTTACCCGCTCCTAG
- a CDS encoding long-chain-fatty-acid--CoA ligase yields the protein MNVPLVLSHFLDRAALLYGDKKAIIGDDKVLTYLELNGRVNQLSNGLRDLGVKKGDKVAYLAPNSIEMLEGFYGVFQLGAVIVPLNIRLKPADYVFILNHSESKVLFVDQELYHLIFPVKDELESVEHIIVHYKNEEINETDYNHWLERYDNKCFNRESVDENDVSSLLYTSGTTGNPKGVMLTHRNNYLHALGAMHHFRVNDRDTYLHVLPMFHVNGWGAPFYYTANGATQVCLRKTSPEMIFEALQKHKVSIMHMAPTVLNSLFQYYERNVTNIEQDIRIVVAGSAPPPAFVTRVEKELGWEFIQIYGMTESTPVSLISLIRSEFDDLSEKEKYRMKAKAGYPIIGSEVKVIHGNGEEVAHDGVDIGELIVRSHGVMLGYWKNEEATSQTLINGWLHTGDMATIDENGNVDIVDRKKDIIISGGENISSIEVEGVLYEHPEILEAAVIAVPHEKWGETPHAFIVPRTGVELTEDDIKSFTREKLAHFKSVTSVSFVDELPKTASGKIQKIHLRNDYWEIKGKLGRFVN from the coding sequence ATGAATGTACCATTAGTATTATCGCATTTCTTGGATCGAGCAGCCTTACTATATGGCGATAAGAAAGCAATCATTGGAGATGACAAGGTTTTAACATACTTAGAGCTGAACGGCCGTGTCAACCAGCTTTCGAATGGTTTAAGGGACCTTGGAGTCAAAAAGGGTGACAAGGTGGCATATTTGGCACCTAACTCAATTGAAATGCTTGAAGGCTTTTATGGGGTCTTTCAGCTTGGGGCAGTAATCGTTCCATTGAATATCCGTTTGAAGCCTGCCGATTATGTATTCATTTTGAACCATAGCGAGTCAAAGGTCCTTTTCGTAGATCAGGAATTGTATCATCTAATTTTCCCTGTCAAGGATGAACTTGAATCGGTGGAGCACATAATCGTTCATTATAAAAATGAAGAGATAAATGAAACCGATTACAACCATTGGCTGGAACGTTATGATAACAAGTGCTTCAACCGGGAGTCCGTGGATGAAAATGATGTTTCGAGCCTCCTTTATACTAGCGGGACCACAGGAAATCCCAAAGGGGTGATGCTGACTCATCGCAATAACTATTTACATGCCCTGGGTGCGATGCATCATTTCAGGGTCAATGACCGCGATACATATTTGCATGTACTGCCGATGTTCCATGTGAATGGGTGGGGTGCCCCATTTTATTATACGGCAAATGGTGCCACTCAAGTTTGTTTGAGGAAAACCAGCCCCGAAATGATATTTGAGGCATTGCAAAAGCATAAGGTTTCCATAATGCATATGGCACCCACGGTTCTGAATTCGCTGTTTCAATATTATGAACGGAATGTTACGAATATCGAGCAGGATATCCGAATCGTCGTTGCGGGTTCCGCACCGCCTCCTGCATTCGTTACAAGGGTGGAAAAAGAGTTAGGCTGGGAATTCATTCAAATTTACGGAATGACTGAATCAACACCGGTTAGTCTGATATCGCTGATTCGTTCTGAATTCGATGATCTTTCTGAAAAAGAAAAATACAGAATGAAGGCGAAAGCCGGATATCCCATCATAGGCAGTGAGGTAAAGGTCATCCATGGCAATGGGGAGGAAGTGGCCCATGATGGCGTGGATATCGGGGAGCTCATCGTCCGCAGTCATGGAGTGATGTTAGGTTATTGGAAAAATGAAGAAGCGACAAGCCAGACACTAATAAATGGATGGCTGCATACTGGGGACATGGCCACAATCGATGAAAATGGCAATGTTGATATCGTTGACCGCAAAAAGGATATCATCATTAGTGGCGGAGAAAATATCTCTTCCATAGAAGTGGAAGGAGTACTCTACGAACATCCGGAAATTCTTGAAGCGGCAGTCATTGCCGTTCCGCATGAAAAATGGGGAGAGACGCCGCATGCCTTCATTGTGCCAAGAACGGGCGTGGAATTAACGGAGGATGATATAAAGTCCTTCACACGGGAAAAACTAGCTCATTTCAAATCAGTTACCAGTGTATCGTTCGTCGATGAGCTTCCAAAAACGGCATCGGGGAAAATACAAAAAATCCATCTCCGTAATGATTACTGGGAAATTAAGGGGAAATTAGGAAGATTCGTTAATTGA
- a CDS encoding YisL family protein, whose protein sequence is MTHMHITAWVIGIILFFVTYSMLKGGNPKAKMLHMITRLFYLLIFLTGGMLITDFGAYAVKMIVGIIVIAAMEMVLVRTKKGKSTSAMWILFIVALIFVLYLGLSLPQGMDFF, encoded by the coding sequence ATGACACATATGCATATTACGGCTTGGGTTATCGGAATCATTCTTTTCTTTGTCACATATTCGATGCTTAAAGGTGGAAATCCGAAAGCGAAAATGCTACATATGATAACACGGTTGTTCTATCTATTGATTTTCCTGACTGGCGGTATGCTGATCACTGATTTTGGTGCTTACGCAGTAAAAATGATTGTTGGAATCATCGTGATTGCGGCGATGGAAATGGTGCTGGTCCGTACGAAAAAAGGGAAAAGCACAAGTGCCATGTGGATATTGTTCATCGTAGCGCTTATATTCGTCCTTTATTTAGGGCTTTCGCTGCCACAAGGAATGGACTTTTTTTAA